In the genome of Sebastes umbrosus isolate fSebUmb1 chromosome 14, fSebUmb1.pri, whole genome shotgun sequence, one region contains:
- the LOC119502262 gene encoding hydroxyacid oxidase 1-like gives MDGGVRRGTDVLKALALGAKAVFVGRPVLWGLACQGEQGVKEILELLKEELRLAMALSGCRSVSEVSRSLVRRVEFTSRM, from the exons ATGGACGGAGGAGTGCGGCGAGGGACGGACGTCCTAAAGGCCTTAGCTCTGGGAGCAAAGGCCGTCTTCGTCGGCCGACCAGTGCTGTGGGGCCTCGCCTGTCAG gggGAACAGGGAGTCAAAGAGATCCTGGAACTTCTGAAAGAGGAGCTGCGGCTGGCTATGGCCCTGTCAg gttgtCGTTCTGTATCTGAGGTGAGCAGGTCGCTGGTCAGGAGAGTGGAATTCACCTCCAGGATGTGA
- the LOC119501249 gene encoding NLR family CARD domain-containing protein 3-like, translating to MSDCVEEEADRAETLDSGCLSMKSHQSKDFILNFSNEPGLSDTKKRSGVSVEELLSCCALCQDVLKDPVSTSCTSCGHSFCRQCITSYWDQSASSGDSSCPHCGKRSRTRAGLQTASQTSSSPITADRVLQEVLDEHKISLRKRCECVTEGIDETGSGTLLNRIYTELYITEGQSEEVNTQHEVMQLETASKIKTLHDTPIKCHDIFKALPDQRGHIRVVLTNGVSGVGKTFSVQKFTLDWAEGLENQDVSLVVLFSFRELNLIRDEQYSLLMLLHVFHPTLQKVKAEKLAVCKVLFILDGLDQSRLSLDFKNKKVVSDVTQKSSVNVLLTNLIKGNLLPSALVWITFRPAAANQIPPACVDRVTELRGFTDAQKEEYFRRRFSDEKLSSRIISHIKTSRSLHIMCLIPVFCWITAKVLGHMLTTDQRGELPKTLTDLYSHFLVVQTKRKKQKYGEGHETSPQELTDTEREVLLKLGRLAFEHLEKGNIIFYQEDLERCGLDVTEASVYSGVCTEIFKRECVIFQKTVYCFVHPSIQEFLAAVYMFYCSTNSNTEVLEAFLGKTYLQSLLERAMEKSLESKNGHLDLFVRFLHGLSLKSNNKLLGGLLGQTDNSPEIIQRIINNLKAMNRNYVSPDRSINIFHCLTEMNDQSVHQEIQEFLKSENRSERKLSEIHCSALAYMLLMSEQVLDELDLKKYNTTDAGRRRLIPAVRNCRKALLSECELSDTHCEVVASALKSNPSHLRELDLSHNHNMQDSGVKLLFAGLKSPNCRLERRSCSLSEISCASLVSTLKSNPSHLRVLDLSVNELQDSGLKLLSRFLESPHCRLGALGLWDCRLSEISCASLVSALKSNPSHLRELHLGGNNLQDSGVELLCGFLESPHCRLETLGLWSCRLSEISCAALVSALKSNPSHLRELELSGNDLQDSGLKLLCGFLESPHCRLEALGLRSCSFSEISCASLASALKSNPSHLRVLHLSGNDLQDSDVKLLCGFLESPHCRLETLWKE from the exons atgagtgattgtgtggaggaagaggcgGACAGAGCAGAGACTCTAGactctggctgtctgtctatgaagagtcaTCAATCTAAAGATTTTATTCtgaacttcagtaatgaacctggactctcagacacaaa gaagaggagtggtgtttctgtggaggagctgCTGTCCTGCTGTGCTTTGTGTCAGGACGTCCTGAAGGATCCAGTCTCTACCAGCTGTACCAGCTGTGGACACAGTTTCTGCAGACAGTGCATCACCTCATACTGGGACCAGTCTGCTTCATCAGGAGACTCCTCCTGTCCCCATTGTGGAAAAAGATCCAGAACAAGAGCTGGActgcagacagccagtcagaccagctCT tctcccatcacag cAGACAGGGTTCTGCAGGAGGTtttagatgaacataagatcagtctgaggaagagatgtgaatgtgtgactgaaggaattgatgaaacaggaagtggaaccctcctcaacaggatctacactgagctctacatcacagagggtcagagtgaagaggttaatacccaacatgaggtgatgcagcttgagacagcttccaagaTAAAGACCCTCCATGACACCCCAATCAAGTGCcacgacatctttaaagccttacctgaccaacggggacacatcagagtcgttctgacgaacggcgtctctggcgttggaaaaaccttctcagtgcagaagttcactctggactgggcagagggcttggaaaaccaagatgtcagtctggtggttctgttttcgttcagggagctgaacttgatcagagatgagcagtacagtcttctcatgctgctccatgttttccatccaacattacagaaggtcaaagcagagaagctcgctgtctgtaaagttctgttcatcttgGACGGCCTGGAtcaaagcagactttcactggatttcaagaacaagaaggttgtgtctgatgtcacccagaagtcatcagtcaacgtgctgttgacaaacctcatcaaggggaatctgcttccctcagctctcgtctggataactttccgacctgcagcagccaatcaaatccctcctgcatgtgttgacagggtaacagaactacgaggcttcactgacgcccagaaggaggagtacttcaggaggagattCAGTGATGAAaagctgtccagcagaatcatctcacacatcaagacatccaggagcctccacatcatgtgtctaatcccagtcttctgctggatcactgctaaaGTTCTGGgccacatgttgactacagaccagagaggagagctgcccaagaccctaaCTGAcctgtactcacacttcctggtggttcagacaaagaggaagaagcagaagtatggtgaaggacatgagacgagtccacaggagctgacggaCACTGAAagggaagttcttctgaagctggggaggctggcgtttgaacatctggagaaaggaaacatcatattctaccaagaagacctggagcggtgtggtctggatgtcacagaggcctcggtgtactcaggagtttgtacagagattttcaaaagagagtgtgtgatcttccagaaaacagtctactgctttgttcacccgagcattcaggagtttctggctgcagtctacatgttctACTGTTCCACAAACAGTAACACAGAGGTACTGGAGGCCTTCCTGGGAAAAACATATCTTCAATCACTCCTGGagagagccatggagaaatcccttgaaagtaaaaatggccacctggacctgtttgttcgcttccttcatggcctctctctgaagtccaacaacaaactcTTAGGAGGCCTGCTgggtcagacagacaacagtccagaaatcatccagagaatcatcaacaacctgaaggcGATGAACAGAAATTATGTCTCTCCTGACAGAAgtatcaacatcttccactgtctgacggagatgaacgaccagtcggtacatcaggagatccaagagttcctgaagtcagagaacagatcagagaggAAACTCTCTgagatccactgctcagctctggcctatATGCTGCTGATGTCAGAGcaggttctggatgagttggacctgaagaagtacaacacaacaGACGCGGGACGAcggagactgattccagctgtgaggaactgcagaaaagctct ACTTTCTGAATGTGAACTCTCagatactcactgtgaagttgtggcctcagctctgaagtccaacccctcccatctgagagagctggacctgagtcaCAACCACAAcatgcaggattcaggagtgaagctgctgtttGCTGGACTaaagagtccaaactgtagactggagaga aggagctgcagtttgtcagagatcagctgtgcctCTCTGGTCTCaactctgaagtccaacccctcccatctgagagtcCTGGATCTGAGTGTAAAtgagctgcaggattcaggactGAAGCTACTGTCtcgttttctggagagtccacactgtagactgggcGCTCTGgg attgtgggactgcaggttgtcagagatcagctgtgcttctctggtctcagctctgaagtccaacccctcccatctgagagagctgcacCTGGGTGGtaacaacctgcaggattcaggagtggagctcctgtgtggttttctggagagtccacactgtagactggagactctggg attgtggagctgcaggttgtcagagatcagctgtgctgctctggtctcagctctgaagtccaacccctcccatctgagagaacTGGAGCTGAGTGGAAAtgacctgcaggattcaggactgaagctcctgtgtggttttctggagagtccacactgtagactggaggcGCTGgg attgaggagctgcagtttttcagagaTCAGCTgcgcttctctggcctcagctctgaagtccaacccctcccatctgagagtgCTGCATCTGAGTGGAAacgacctgcaggattcagatgtgaagctcctgtgtggttttctggagagtccacactgtagactggagactct ctGGAAGGAGTGA